The sequence below is a genomic window from Limimonas halophila.
GGGCGCGGCCGGCGCCGAGCACCGCGTGGAAAAGGACGGCGAGCCCGTCGCGGCCGAGAATCTGCCGCTCCAGCGGGCGCTCAACACCGGCGAGACGATCGGCGACGAGGACCTGCGCATCGTCCCGCCCGGCGGCGAGGGCATCGAGGTGCTGATGACGGCCGCGCCGCTGCTGGACGAGGCGGGCGGCGTGCGCGGCGCGGTCACGGCGTTCAACGACATCACCCAGACCAAGGCCGCCGAGCGCCGCCAGCGCCTCTTGGTGTCGGCCCTGCAACACCGCGTGAACAACGTGCTGGCGGCCGTGCGCTCGCTGGAGCGCGAAACCCGCGAGACCTGCCGCGATCTGGACGACTTCGCCGAGCGCTTCGAGGGCCGCCTGGACGCGCTGGGGATCACCGAGACCATGATGGCGCGAACCGGCGGCGAGCGTGTGGACCTCGACGAACTCGCGGAAGAGACGCTGCCACGGGCGCTGTATGCCCCGGGGACCGTGACCGTCGAGGGGCCGCCGGTCAGCCTCAGCCGGCGCGCCGGGCAGCTCATGGCCCTGGCGCTCAACGAGCTTTTGACCAACGCCATCAAGCACGGGGCGCTCACGGCCGAAAGCGGCCGCATCGCGGTCGCCTGGGAAGCGGAGCGCACGGAGGGCGGCGGGATGCTGCGCTTCACCTGGACGGAACGAGGCCTGGCGCAAAGCCCGGCGCCGGTGGAGCGCGAGGGCTTCGGCCTCGATCTGGTGCAAAACGGCCTGCCGCTGGAGCTGGGCGGCAGCGGCGAGGTGAGCTTCGGCGCGGACGGCATCACCTGCACGCTGCGGCTGCCGCTGGACGGGGAGGTGGCGCTGGCGAACGGCGAACGCGGAGAGCGGCACGATGGCGACGCCGCATGACGCCGACACCCTCGCGGGCCTGCGGGTCCTGCTGGTCGAGGACGAGTACCTCGTCGCCCGCGGCCTGCGGCGGCTGCTGGCCGATGCCGGTGCGACGGTGTTCGGGCCGGTGGGAACCTTCGCCGACGCGCGCGCCGCGCTGGCCGCCGAGGCCATCGACGTCGTGCTCCTGGACATCGCCCTGCGGAACGAGGAAGAGAGTTACGCGCTGGCCGACGAGCTGGTGGCGGCGGGCCGCCCCTTCGCCTTCGTGACGGGCTACGACCGCTCGGTGCTGCCCGAGCGCTTCGCGGGCACGCCCTGGGTGGGGAAGCCGTTTTCGCAGCACGCCATCGCCCGCGCCGTGCGCACGGCGATGGGGTCGGGAGCGGTGGAGTGATGCGGGCGTTCGCCACGCTGGCCGTGATCGGGACGGCGGCCGTCTCCGTGGCGGCGCCGTTTGGGGCCGAGGCCGACGGGGATTTGCTGGACGCGCGCGGGCCGTGGGAAAAGCTGACGGTGCCGAGCGAGGCGGCGGCGCGGTTCGATTTCCGCGACGCCGGCACGGTGCGCATCGCCGCCGACGAAGCGGTGGGCTTTCTCTACCGCCCGGTGCGCGAACGCTGCGGGCCGTGCGCGCGTGTGCGGTGGTCGTGGCGGGTGGACGAACCCATGCCGCCCAGCGACCAGGGCAAGGCGGACGCCGACGACCGGGCGCTGGCAGTGCACCTCTGGTTCGACACCGGCAACCGCGACAAGACCCTGCGCGGCGACCTCGCCGCGCTGTGGGGCTATCCCACGGTGACGCACGCCATCACCTACGTCTGGGGCGGCGTGCGCCCGGCTGGAACCTTCGTGCAGAACCCGTACTACGACCGCGGCAAGCTGGTGATCCTGCGCGAAAGCGGCGCGGCCACGGGAAGGTGGCGCACGGAGCGCCGCGACCTGGCCGCCGACATCCGCCGTGCCTTCGGCAATGGGGTTTCGGTGGCGGACCTGGAATACGTCGCCGTCTCCGCCGACACCGACAACACCGACAGCCAAAGCCGGGGCCGCGTGCGCGGCCTGCGGCTGGCCGCG
It includes:
- a CDS encoding DUF3047 domain-containing protein — translated: MRAFATLAVIGTAAVSVAAPFGAEADGDLLDARGPWEKLTVPSEAAARFDFRDAGTVRIAADEAVGFLYRPVRERCGPCARVRWSWRVDEPMPPSDQGKADADDRALAVHLWFDTGNRDKTLRGDLAALWGYPTVTHAITYVWGGVRPAGTFVQNPYYDRGKLVILRESGAATGRWRTERRDLAADIRRAFGNGVSVADLEYVAVSADTDNTDSQSRGRVRGLRLAAADD
- a CDS encoding response regulator, whose amino-acid sequence is MATPHDADTLAGLRVLLVEDEYLVARGLRRLLADAGATVFGPVGTFADARAALAAEAIDVVLLDIALRNEEESYALADELVAAGRPFAFVTGYDRSVLPERFAGTPWVGKPFSQHAIARAVRTAMGSGAVE